Proteins found in one Balaenoptera acutorostrata chromosome 17, mBalAcu1.1, whole genome shotgun sequence genomic segment:
- the CRH gene encoding corticoliberin: MRLPLLVSAGVLLVALLPCPPCRALLSRGPVPGARQASQHPQPLDFFQPSSQPQQPQARPVLLRMGEEYFLRLGSLNKSPAAPLSPASSPPAGSSGSRLSPDEVAANFFRALLQQLPLPRRPLDSPASPVERGAENALGGRQEAPERERRAEEPPISLDLTFHLLREVLEMARAEQLAQQAHSNRKLMEIIGK; encoded by the coding sequence ATGCGGCTGCCGCTGCTCGTGTCCGCAGGCGTCCTGCTGGTGGCTCTCCTGCCCTGCCCGCCGTGCAGGGCCCTCCTTAGCCGGGGGCCCGTCCCGGGGGCCCGGCAGGCCTCGcagcacccccagcccctggattTCTTCCAGCCTTCGTCGCAGCCTCAGCAGCCGCAGGCTCGGCCCGTCCTGCTCCGCATGGGGGAGGAGTACTTCCTCCGCCTGGGTAGCCTCAATAAGAGCCCCGCTGCTCCGCTCTCGCCCGCCTCCTCGCCTCCTGCCGGCAGCAGCGGCAGCCGCCTTTCGCCGGACGAGGTGGCGGCCAACTTTTTCCGCGCGTTGCTGCAGCAGCTGCCGCTGCCCCGGCGCCCGCTCGACAGCCCTGCGAGTCCGGTGGAACGCGGCGCCGAGAACGCCCTCGGCGGCCGCCAGGAGGCACCGGAGAGGGAGAGGCGAGCCGAGGAACCTCCCATCTCCCTGGATCTCACCTTCCACCTCCTCCGAGAAGTCTTGGAAATGGCCAGGGCTGAGCAGTTAGCGCAGCAAGCTCACAGCAACAGGAAACTGATGGAGATTATTGGGAAATGA